In Gopherus evgoodei ecotype Sinaloan lineage chromosome 10, rGopEvg1_v1.p, whole genome shotgun sequence, a single window of DNA contains:
- the SREBF1 gene encoding sterol regulatory element-binding protein 1 isoform X3 encodes MTSLGFDDTSLDSLDPSLTLQESSEITTALLSDIDDMLQLINTQDNEFPGLFDTPFGAPAAPMPEASTSVGLPSTPSSLDGYLGPSQAPSSTPVSMYQVPPPLQSFSPQPQLRAGPGLTVSPASDIKEEPMAVSASQPRPLPQPQQGVMTAQSFVPASQGQFTPQPLVGYQGQHGFTAVQPGGAAQSLASLPHSSPQIQPVTLQAHVQNISPQQLLAATTTGTSQAISSQFQQVPVLLQPHFIKAESLFLTAVKTDVSGAKTSSHTSLATTAAVQSAPLQVPTLVSGGTILATVPLMMDADKLPINRLATSGKPVLVQNKGEKRTAHNAIEKRYRSSINDRIMELKDLVVGSEAKMNKSAILRKAIDYIRFLRLSNQKLKQENVALKMAAQQNKSLKDLVATCGGKTDVPMEEIKPEMMDMLTPPPSDVGSPSHSSSLSLSSSSSDSEPDSPLFEETKGKKEQQLSTGSLGMLDRSRMALCTFVFLCLSFNPLASLLRGTSPEGTPESGASPGPGRSIMGQPDSIDEASGWPTLIFWLLNVLVVLGAFVRLFIYGEPVTRPHSEPSVLFWRHRKQADLDLARGDFAQASQHLWTALKALGRPLPTSNFDLTCSLMWNLIRHLLQRLWVGRWLAGRAGGFRRDSELKADVRKSARDAALVYHKLHQLHMTGKHVGGHLSGINMALSAVNLAECAGDTVSVATLAEIYVAAALRVKTSLHRRVHFLARPFLCSARQVSLSHSGTVPPGMQWLCQPVGHRFFVDGDWSLKGTPRDSIYSSTGNPVDPLAQVTQLFREHLLEKALCCVAMPEPSLPVAHGEGEFSDALEYLQLLNGCSDTAGTPSCTLSISAGMVAGTGSDPVAKWWASIITVAIHWLQGDDEAAERLYPLVETMPRALQVSEKPLPRAALHSFKAVRALLGKQDSSQASLGQCEKASGYLRDSLGLSLPATGTLDKAVQLLLCDLLLVTRTNLWQQQMNVSQQLSCVYQASALELRGFQQDLSSLRRLAQTFRPAMRRVFLHEATARLMARASPTRTHQLLDRSLRRRGPQSSKEASEPESHPTPREHAEALLLACCYLPPSFLSAPGQRVGMLAEAARTLEKLGDKRMLHDCQQMIIKLGSGTTVTTG; translated from the exons ATGACCAGCCTCGGCTTTGATGACACTTCCCTGGACAGCCTGGACCCTTCCCTGACGCTCCAGGAATCCAGCGAGATCACCACGGCCCTGCTGAGCGACATCGATG ACATGCTCCAGCTGATCAACACCCAGGACAATGAGTTCCCGGGTTTGTTTGACACTCCATTCGGCGCACCTGCCGCCCCGATGCCAGAGGCCAGCACGTCTGTGGGGCTGCCATCCACACCTAGCTCTCTCGACGGCTACCTGGGGCCCAGCCAGGCGCCCTCCTCCACTCCTGTGAGCATGTACCAGGTGCCTCCGCCACTGCAGAGCTTCTCACCGCAGCCCCAACTGAGGGCCGGGCCAGGCCTGACAGTCTCGCCAGCGTCGGACATCAAGGAGGAGCCCATGGCAGTGTCTGCCAGCCAGCCCCGgcctctgccccagccacagcagggGGTGATGACAGCCCAGAGCTTCGTCCCGGCTTCCCAAGGCCAGTTCACCCCACAGCCCTTGGTGGGCTACCAGGGTCAGCACGGCTTCACCG CAGTGCAGCCCGGAGGGGCTGCCCAGTCCCTGGCCAGCCTCCCTCACTCCTCTCCACAGATCCAGCCCGTCACCCTTCAGGCGCACGTCCAGAACATCTcgccccagcagctgctggccgcAACCACCACCGGCACCTCCCAAGCTATCTCCTCCCAGTTCCAGCAGGTCCCG gtcctgctgcagccccacttCATCAAGGCCGAGTCCTTGTTCCTGACAGCTGTGAAGACAGATGTTTCTGGGGCAAAGACCTCCAGCCACACGTCACTGGCCACCACGGCGGCCGTCCAGTCTGCGCCACTGCAGGTCCCG ACCCTGGTGAGCGGAGGCACCATCCTGGCCACGGTGCCGCTGATGATGGATGCTGACAAGCTGCCCATTAACCGGCTGGCGACCAGCGGGAAGCCAGTCTTGGTGCAGAACAAAGGCGAGAAACGCACAGCGCATAACGCCATCGAGAAGCGTTACCGCTCCTCCATCAACGACAGGATCATGGAGCTCAAGGACCTGGTAGTGGGCTCAGAGGCCAAG ATGAACAAGTCGGCCATTCTGAGGAAGGCGATCGACTACATCCGCTTCTTGCGGCTGAGCAACCAGAAGCTGAAGCAGGAGAACGTGGCCCTCAAGATGGCCGCCCAGCAGAACA AGTCCCTGAAGGACCTGGTGGCCACATGCGGTGGGAAGACGGATGTGCCCATGGAGGAGATCAAGCCAGAGATGATGGACATGCTGACGCCCCCACCCTCGGATGTGGGctccccctcccacagcagctccctctcactgagcagcagcagcagcgattCGGAGCCCGACAGCCCGCTGTTCGAGGAGACCAAG GGGAAGAAGGAACAGCAGCTGTCCACTGGCAGCCTGGGTATGCTGGATCGCTCGCGCATGGCTCTCTGCACCTTCGTCTTCCTCTGTCTCTCCTTCAACCCCCTGGCCTCCCTGCTGCGGGGCACCAGCCCCGAGGGCACCCCAGAGAGTGGGGCCTCTCCTGGCCCTGGCAGGAGCATAATGGGCCAGCCGGATTCCATAG ACGAGGCCTCAGGCTGGCCCACCCTGATCTTCTGGCTGCTCAACGTGCTGGTCGTGCTGGGAGCCTTCGTCCGGCTCTTCATCTATGGTGAGCCTGTCACCCGCCCCCACTCGGAGCCATCCGTCCTCTTCTGGAGGCACCGCAAGCAGGCAGACCTGGACCTGGCCCGG GGGGACTTTGCTCAGGCCTCCCAGCACCTGTGGACGGCCCTGAAGGCCCTGGGCCGCCCGCTCCCCACCTCCAACTTCGACCTGACCTGCAGCCTCATGTGGAACCTCATCCGCCACCTGCTGCAGCGCCTCTGGGTGGGGCGCTGGCTGGCCGGGCGGGCGGGCGGCTTCCGGCGAGACAGCGAGCTGAAGGCTGACGTGCGCAAGAGCGCCCGCGATGCCGCCCTGGTCTACCACAAGTTGCACCAGCTGCACATGACAG GGAAGCACGTTGGGGGCCATCTCTCCGGCATCAACATGGCGCTGAGCGCGGTCAACTTGGCTGAGTGTGCCGGCGACACTGTTTCTGTGGCGACGCTTGCTGAGATCTACGTGGCCGCGGCGCTTCGTGTGAAGACCAGCCTTCACCGGCGCGTCCACTTCCTGGCA CGCCCCTtcctgtgcagcgcccggcaggTGTCCCTGTCACACAGCGGCACTGTGCCCCCAGGCATGCAGTGGCTCTGCCAACCTGTGGGCCACCGCTTCTTCGTCGATGGCGACTGGTCTCTGAAGGGCACCCCGAGGGACAGTATCTACAGCTCCACCGGCAATCCAG TGGACCCTCTAGCTCAGGTGACCCAGCTGTTCCGTGAGCACCTGCTGGAGAAGGCCCTGTGCTGTGTAGCCATGCCGgagcccagcctgccagtggcTCACGGAGAAGG GGAGTTCTCCGATGCCCTGGAGTACTTACAGCTGCTCAACGGATGCTCGGACACCGCTGGCACCCCCAGCTGCACCCTCTCCATCAGCGCCGGCATGGTGGCTGGCACAG GCAGCGACCCTGTTGCCAAGTGGTGGGCGTCCATCATCACCGTGGCGATTcactggctgcagggggatgaCGAGGCGGCTGAACGGCTATATCCGCTGGTGGAGACCATGCCGAGGGCCCTGCAGGTGTCAGA GAAGCCCCTGCCCAGGGCCGCGCTGCACTCCTTCAAGGCGGTGCGGGCGCTGCTGGGGAAGCAGGACAGCAGCCAGGCCAGCCTGGGCCAGTGCGAGAAAGCCAGCGGCTACCTGCGGGACAGCCTGGGGCTCAGCTTGCCCGCCACTGGCACCCTTGACAAG GCGGTTCAGCTCCTCCTGTGCGATCTGCTCCTCGTGACCCGTACCAACCTATGGCAGCAGCAGATGAATGTCAGCCAGCAGCTGAGCTGCGTCTACCAGGCCTCAGCCCTGGAGCTGCGGGGCTTCCAGCAGGACCTGAGCAGCCTGCGGCGCCTGGCCCAGACCTTCCGGCCAGCCATGCGCCGG GTGTTCCTGCACGAAGCCACTGCCAGGCTGatggccagagccagccccaccagGACCCACCAGCTGCTGGACCGCAGCCTGCGCAGGAGAGGGCCTCAGAGCAGCAAAGAAG CCAGCGAGCCGGAGAGCCACCCCACGCCACGGGAGCATGCCGAGGCcctgctgctggcttgctgcTACCTCCCACCCAGcttcctctctgctccaggccagcgTGTGGGCATGCTGGCCGAGGCCGCCCGCACCCTGGAGAAGCTGGGTGACAAACGGATGCTCCATGACTGCCAGCAGATGATCATCAAACTGGGCAGCGGCACCACGGTCACCACCGGATAG